A single Deltaproteobacteria bacterium DNA region contains:
- a CDS encoding zinc ribbon domain-containing protein: MGQAVEVTCPKCSGKFVVNPHMLGSGMEFHCPFCGAYFPEEESPHIWK; this comes from the coding sequence ATGGGTCAGGCAGTCGAAGTCACTTGTCCGAAATGCAGTGGAAAGTTCGTGGTGAACCCGCACATGCTGGGCTCCGGCATGGAGTTCCACTGTCCCTTCTGCGGCGCCTACTTCCCCGAGGAAGAGAGTCCCCACATCTGGAAGTAG
- a CDS encoding UbiD family decarboxylase, whose product MPKSLGSFLEDCQREIPNEVVHVTKQVDPAHYDVSALIKHLDELRKFPILVFDNPLNLHGQPSDIKLTMNCEISQGKTQVALGLDKNTSREVMTDICLEREEHRIEPVVIERDQAPVMQNVQTGKDVDIYQIPVMRHHYMDGGPYIVMSTVTKERTSGIYNCSYHRMEVKSPQSTALYASPRHLWKIFKDYEDNNMECPVATVLGHHPAYHMGACYSGAFEVSEFDIIGGYMQEPLRLTPSSTWGDNFLIPADAEVVIEGLLQPNKRVVEGPFGEAPGYLGPQRYTTCVEYKVTAMNWRKGAMFQSIITPEGDKPWMDLPREGAYLRRCREAVPGVTAVCKMGRHAHYNVFIAMKKLSEGDPGRAAAAALTFDHTKNVFVFDDDINVYNPTDILWALATRVQPHRQVSILQPLFRGNFLDPSLVDEIKTSGMIVDATRPLDRPFSPVSKVPDEAMERVKVEDFIPGEILSHIPIDRTTYWS is encoded by the coding sequence ATGCCCAAGAGCCTGGGATCGTTTCTGGAAGACTGCCAGCGGGAGATTCCCAACGAGGTGGTCCACGTGACCAAGCAGGTGGACCCGGCCCACTACGACGTGAGCGCGCTCATCAAGCACCTGGATGAGTTGAGGAAGTTCCCCATCCTGGTCTTCGACAACCCGCTGAACCTTCACGGCCAGCCGTCCGACATCAAGCTGACCATGAACTGCGAGATCTCCCAGGGCAAGACCCAGGTGGCTCTTGGGCTGGATAAGAACACGAGCCGGGAGGTGATGACCGACATATGCCTGGAGCGCGAGGAGCACCGCATCGAGCCGGTGGTCATCGAACGGGACCAGGCGCCGGTGATGCAGAACGTCCAGACCGGCAAGGACGTGGACATCTACCAGATCCCGGTGATGCGCCATCACTACATGGACGGCGGCCCCTACATCGTCATGTCCACCGTCACCAAGGAGCGCACCTCCGGCATCTACAACTGCTCGTACCACCGCATGGAGGTCAAGTCGCCCCAGAGCACGGCGCTCTACGCCTCGCCGCGCCACCTGTGGAAGATCTTCAAGGACTACGAGGACAACAACATGGAGTGTCCCGTGGCCACCGTGCTGGGGCATCACCCGGCCTACCACATGGGCGCGTGCTACAGCGGCGCGTTCGAGGTGAGCGAGTTCGACATCATCGGCGGCTACATGCAGGAGCCCCTGCGGCTCACGCCGTCGTCCACCTGGGGCGACAACTTCCTCATCCCGGCCGACGCCGAGGTGGTCATCGAGGGCCTGCTGCAACCCAACAAGCGAGTGGTGGAGGGTCCCTTCGGCGAGGCCCCGGGCTATCTCGGGCCGCAGCGATACACGACCTGCGTGGAGTACAAGGTCACGGCCATGAACTGGCGCAAGGGCGCCATGTTCCAGTCCATCATCACCCCGGAAGGCGACAAGCCGTGGATGGACCTGCCGCGGGAGGGCGCCTACCTCCGGCGTTGCCGCGAAGCCGTGCCCGGCGTGACCGCGGTATGCAAGATGGGCCGCCATGCCCACTACAACGTCTTCATCGCCATGAAGAAGCTGTCCGAAGGCGATCCCGGCCGGGCGGCGGCCGCGGCGCTCACCTTCGACCACACCAAGAACGTCTTCGTCTTCGACGACGACATCAACGTGTACAATCCCACGGACATCCTGTGGGCGCTGGCCACGCGCGTGCAGCCGCACCGCCAGGTGTCGATCCTGCAGCCGCTCTTCCGCGGCAACTTCCTGGATCCGTCGCTGGTGGACGAGATCAAGACCTCCGGCATGATCGTCGACGCCACGCGGCCGCTGGACCGGCCCTTCTCGCCGGTGTCGAAGGTGCCGGACGAGGCCATGGAGCGGGTCAAGGTCGAGGACTTCATTCCGGGCGAGATCCTGTCGCACATTCCCATCGACCGGACCACCTACTGGTCGTAG
- a CDS encoding amidohydrolase family protein, translating into MSGNGKTLVVDSDAHVVETEQTWDYLDGSEKKFRPQLFAPEDSTTQYWVLDGKVLGFRFRTLSEQQLDEVSAQAGRQMQTPKEARELRDVQLRVDHLDKLGIDVQVLYNTLWIEQLTDRADVEIALCASWNRWMADVWKDGGGRLRWVCVVPAMTIGESLEQIRFSKENGAVGVCLRPFEGDRHLVDPYFYPIFDEAMRLDMMMGIHIANASPRLATQFRPRYDSGGGLPVFRIPTVSTCFTLMMSEVPKVFPDLRWGFIESSAQWVPWVVNETIRRSGTAEYPDNPMKAFNVYVSAQTDDDFPYVLKYAGDDNIVIGTDYGHTDASSEVDAFTIFKGNGAISEEQKRKILSDNARALYAL; encoded by the coding sequence ATGTCCGGCAACGGCAAGACCCTGGTGGTGGACTCGGACGCCCACGTGGTGGAGACCGAGCAAACGTGGGACTATCTGGACGGGTCCGAGAAGAAGTTCCGCCCTCAGCTCTTCGCTCCCGAGGATTCCACGACACAGTACTGGGTGCTGGACGGGAAGGTGCTGGGGTTCCGTTTCCGCACGCTGAGCGAGCAGCAGCTCGATGAAGTCTCGGCCCAGGCCGGGCGGCAGATGCAGACGCCCAAGGAGGCGCGCGAGCTGCGTGACGTGCAGCTCCGCGTCGACCATCTGGACAAGCTCGGCATCGACGTCCAGGTCCTTTACAACACGCTGTGGATCGAGCAGTTGACGGACCGCGCCGACGTCGAGATCGCTCTGTGCGCGAGCTGGAACCGCTGGATGGCGGACGTGTGGAAGGACGGAGGCGGGCGTCTCCGGTGGGTGTGCGTGGTGCCGGCCATGACCATCGGCGAATCGCTGGAGCAGATCCGCTTCAGCAAGGAGAACGGTGCGGTGGGGGTGTGCCTGCGCCCCTTCGAGGGCGACCGGCATCTGGTGGACCCGTACTTCTACCCGATCTTCGACGAGGCCATGCGCCTCGACATGATGATGGGTATCCACATCGCCAACGCCAGCCCGCGCCTGGCGACGCAGTTCCGCCCGCGTTACGACAGCGGCGGCGGCCTGCCGGTGTTCCGCATCCCCACCGTGTCCACCTGTTTCACGCTGATGATGAGCGAGGTGCCCAAGGTCTTCCCGGACCTGCGCTGGGGTTTCATCGAATCATCGGCCCAGTGGGTGCCGTGGGTGGTGAACGAAACCATCCGCCGGTCGGGTACGGCGGAATACCCCGACAACCCCATGAAGGCCTTCAACGTCTACGTGTCGGCCCAGACCGACGACGACTTCCCCTACGTGCTGAAGTACGCGGGCGACGACAACATCGTCATCGGCACCGACTACGGCCACACCGACGCTTCCAGCGAGGTGGACGCCTTCACCATCTTCAAGGGCAACGGCGCCATCAGCGAGGAGCAGAAGCGCAAGATCCTGAGCGACAACGCCCGGGCGCTGTACGCGCTATAG
- a CDS encoding isoaspartyl peptidase/L-asparaginase family protein, translating into MKFRPAIIVHGGAGRGSGAQQRDRLAGCLAAARTGWTAVRQGCSSLDAVEEAVAVLEDDPVFNAGTGSALNAAGEVEMDAALMRDTLAAGAVAAVSGIRNPIRLARKVLDDGRHVMLAGQGARDFARRAGIELVPGGTLVTQAQRKRWNAGHGTVGCVAVDARGRLAAGTSTGGTLGKLPGRVGDSPLIGCGTYADAVGAASCTGQGEAIIKVLMAKTAVDLLAAGLTPATAAKRAVELLERQTGAEAGLILVDRYGAVGFAHNAEEMPVCVLTPEGQTATVYGSGPDSEAGS; encoded by the coding sequence GTGAAGTTCCGGCCCGCCATCATCGTGCACGGCGGCGCCGGGCGCGGTTCGGGCGCGCAGCAGCGCGACCGTCTCGCCGGTTGCCTGGCGGCGGCCCGGACCGGCTGGACGGCGGTGCGCCAAGGGTGCTCGTCGCTGGACGCGGTGGAGGAGGCCGTGGCGGTGCTCGAGGACGATCCGGTGTTCAATGCCGGCACCGGTTCAGCGTTGAACGCGGCAGGAGAAGTGGAGATGGATGCCGCGCTCATGCGCGACACCCTCGCGGCCGGGGCCGTAGCCGCGGTCTCGGGCATCCGCAACCCCATCCGGCTTGCGCGGAAAGTGCTCGACGACGGCCGTCATGTGATGCTGGCGGGCCAGGGCGCCCGCGACTTCGCACGCCGGGCGGGCATCGAGCTGGTGCCGGGCGGCACCCTGGTCACCCAGGCCCAGCGCAAACGCTGGAACGCAGGCCACGGCACGGTGGGCTGCGTTGCCGTCGATGCCCGCGGCCGCCTCGCCGCAGGCACGTCCACCGGCGGCACCCTGGGCAAGCTCCCCGGCCGTGTCGGGGACTCGCCGCTCATCGGTTGCGGCACCTACGCCGACGCCGTCGGCGCCGCCTCGTGCACGGGCCAGGGCGAAGCCATCATCAAGGTCTTGATGGCCAAGACCGCGGTGGACCTCCTGGCCGCCGGGCTGACGCCCGCGACCGCGGCGAAGCGGGCGGTGGAACTGTTGGAGCGCCAGACCGGCGCCGAAGCCGGCCTCATCCTGGTGGATCGTTACGGCGCTGTCGGCTTCGCCCACAACGCGGAGGAGATGCCGGTGTGCGTCCTCACTCCGGAGGGACAGACCGCAACGGTGTACGGGTCAGGCCCAGATTCCGAAGCCGGGTCTTGA
- a CDS encoding tripartite tricarboxylate transporter permease, translated as MNLKRSLGWLVFLAVLAVWIFLAQGMAGKIGAASLEGLVRVFSWPAFGYLLLGNLIGFAVGMLPGLGGPVTMALMLGFAFQLKMDAVEAFSFLLGMMAVTATTGDITSILFGIPGEGSTASTIVEGHPMAKKGEAGRALGASLMSSLMGALIGAGAIAVAIPIVTPLVLAMGTPEFFMLTVAGVTFVGALSGGSVVKGLAAGGLGFMFSLVGLDMQTATERYTFGTMYLWGGGETGGAGIGLVPATVGLFAIPEIIDLATKGGSIAQAHVGRLGGVLQGVKDAFRHWWLVARCSAMGTYIGIIPGMGGPVSQWVAYAHAMQSSGKHDRVGTGVIEGVVGPGAANNSTLGGALIPTIAFGIPGNVTTAILLGAFLVLGLRPGTSMLTKDLDVTFSLVWVLVVSNVITVSVCFLFLNQLARLTRIKGTLLIPPLLLFIYLGSYTHTNSFGDIIVTLIFGALGWLMVVFDWSRPALLLGLVLGRLADNYLWITYSRYEFGFLARPGVLIILGIIVMSIAYPLIKNRGRGQAAETAP; from the coding sequence GTGAACCTCAAACGTAGCCTGGGCTGGCTCGTCTTTCTAGCGGTCCTCGCGGTCTGGATCTTCCTGGCCCAGGGCATGGCCGGAAAGATTGGCGCGGCCTCGCTGGAAGGGTTGGTCCGTGTCTTCTCCTGGCCCGCCTTCGGCTACCTGCTGCTGGGCAACCTCATCGGATTCGCCGTGGGCATGCTGCCGGGCCTAGGCGGGCCCGTCACCATGGCCCTCATGCTCGGCTTCGCGTTCCAGCTCAAGATGGACGCGGTGGAGGCGTTCTCCTTCCTGCTGGGGATGATGGCCGTCACCGCCACCACCGGCGACATCACCTCCATCCTCTTCGGCATCCCCGGCGAAGGGTCCACCGCCTCCACCATCGTCGAAGGCCATCCCATGGCCAAGAAGGGCGAGGCCGGACGGGCCCTGGGCGCCTCGCTCATGAGCTCGCTCATGGGCGCGCTCATCGGCGCCGGCGCCATCGCCGTGGCCATCCCCATCGTGACGCCGCTGGTGCTGGCCATGGGCACGCCGGAGTTCTTCATGCTCACGGTGGCCGGCGTGACCTTCGTGGGCGCGCTGAGCGGCGGCAGCGTGGTGAAGGGACTGGCCGCCGGCGGCCTGGGCTTCATGTTCTCGCTGGTGGGGCTGGACATGCAGACCGCCACCGAGCGCTATACCTTCGGCACCATGTACCTCTGGGGCGGCGGCGAGACCGGCGGCGCCGGCATCGGCCTGGTGCCGGCCACGGTGGGGCTGTTCGCCATCCCCGAGATCATCGACCTCGCCACCAAGGGGGGCAGCATCGCCCAGGCCCACGTGGGCCGTCTCGGCGGCGTGCTCCAGGGGGTCAAGGACGCCTTCCGCCACTGGTGGCTGGTGGCCCGGTGCAGCGCCATGGGCACCTACATCGGCATCATCCCGGGCATGGGCGGGCCGGTGTCCCAGTGGGTGGCGTACGCCCACGCGATGCAGTCCTCGGGCAAGCACGACCGGGTGGGAACCGGCGTCATCGAAGGCGTCGTGGGCCCCGGCGCGGCCAACAACTCGACCCTCGGGGGAGCGCTCATCCCCACCATCGCCTTCGGCATCCCCGGCAACGTCACCACCGCCATCCTGCTGGGGGCGTTCCTGGTCCTGGGTCTCCGTCCCGGCACTTCCATGCTGACCAAAGACCTGGACGTCACCTTCTCGCTGGTGTGGGTCCTGGTGGTGTCCAACGTCATCACGGTGTCGGTCTGTTTCCTGTTCCTGAACCAGTTGGCCCGCCTCACGCGCATCAAGGGAACGCTGCTGATACCGCCGCTGCTGCTGTTCATCTACCTGGGCTCCTACACCCACACCAACAGCTTCGGCGACATCATCGTCACCCTGATCTTTGGCGCCCTGGGCTGGCTCATGGTGGTGTTCGACTGGTCGCGGCCGGCGCTGCTGCTGGGCCTGGTGCTGGGCCGGCTGGCGGACAACTACCTCTGGATCACCTATTCGCGCTACGAGTTCGGTTTCCTCGCGCGTCCGGGGGTGCTGATCATCCTCGGCATCATCGTGATGAGCATCGCCTACCCGCTCATCAAGAACCGCGGGCGCGGGCAGGCGGCGGAGACGGCCCCATGA
- a CDS encoding tripartite tricarboxylate transporter substrate-binding protein, giving the protein MNRRSATFAAAIVTLCLAFGTVTAGAADVSFKGKTVAILIPYSVGGAADIMARQMLPFIGKQIPGNPTTIIKNMPGGGGIVGENWVYNSAPADGTVIGQFSTSVTDTIFKPDKVKFELAKLQWLGGVRETTVTFVSKDLGITKGTELGGVKKKLFFGTTSIQSPRSMIPRLLLKILGKDHKLVTGYGSSGDMRAAIRRGELNMTNDSQSGYFAAVLPMVEEGAVVPIAQEGTVQDGKIIRDPRLPDLPTYYEIVLELKGESIRKDPNYRAMELLAYLGGVRRGWIYAARVPRNVFNTMAASFDKFLKDKEMVAHFKKAIGFQLVSLNAPAAQAIIDKVVEIQKRDPEALEILKAMAKKP; this is encoded by the coding sequence ATGAACCGACGTTCCGCAACTTTCGCAGCCGCAATCGTTACCCTGTGCCTCGCCTTCGGAACCGTGACCGCGGGGGCCGCCGACGTCTCCTTCAAGGGGAAGACCGTCGCCATCCTGATCCCCTACTCCGTGGGCGGCGCCGCCGACATCATGGCGCGCCAGATGCTTCCGTTCATCGGCAAGCAGATCCCCGGAAACCCCACCACCATCATCAAGAACATGCCCGGCGGCGGGGGCATCGTGGGCGAGAACTGGGTGTACAACTCGGCGCCCGCCGATGGCACCGTCATCGGCCAGTTCTCCACCTCGGTGACCGACACCATCTTCAAGCCCGACAAGGTCAAGTTCGAGCTCGCCAAGCTCCAGTGGCTGGGGGGCGTGCGCGAAACCACCGTCACCTTCGTCAGCAAGGACTTGGGCATCACCAAGGGCACCGAGCTGGGCGGCGTCAAGAAGAAGCTCTTCTTCGGCACCACCTCGATCCAGAGCCCGCGGTCGATGATCCCGCGGCTGCTCCTGAAGATCCTGGGCAAGGACCACAAGCTGGTGACCGGATACGGCAGCAGCGGCGACATGCGCGCGGCCATCCGCCGGGGCGAGCTGAACATGACCAACGACAGCCAGAGCGGCTACTTCGCCGCGGTGCTGCCGATGGTCGAGGAAGGCGCGGTGGTGCCCATTGCCCAGGAAGGCACCGTCCAGGACGGCAAGATCATCCGCGACCCTCGGCTGCCGGACCTGCCGACCTACTACGAGATCGTCCTGGAGCTGAAGGGCGAGTCCATCAGGAAGGACCCCAACTACCGGGCCATGGAACTCCTGGCCTACCTCGGCGGCGTCCGCCGTGGCTGGATCTACGCGGCGCGGGTCCCCAGGAACGTCTTCAACACCATGGCGGCAAGCTTCGACAAGTTCCTGAAGGACAAGGAGATGGTCGCCCACTTCAAGAAGGCCATCGGCTTCCAGTTGGTGTCGCTGAACGCGCCCGCGGCCCAGGCCATCATCGACAAGGTCGTGGAGATCCAGAAGCGCGACCCGGAAGCCCTGGAGATCCTGAAGGCCATGGCCAAGAAGCCCTGA
- a CDS encoding dienelactone hydrolase family protein encodes MISEVEFAPGKKGYLARPAEGGRHPAVIQLHERYGVVQHTTDIAERLARNGYVALAPDMFSRFTGDREALARGDIGVGIRDDEALTDLDECVRYLRGLDDVDGGRLAVMGVCQTGRQPLLAAAHRDDLRCAVVFYGGIYQRDWEPHEERPTSVGEFIQRLSCPVLGVFGDNDHIISVDDVRRFRRALEDAWKTYNIRIFRDAPHGWLNDTMPGRYRPEAAEDAWVLLLRFLERHMGEGADASRVEWEFEGDVPAVYDFSKMVRLA; translated from the coding sequence ATGATATCCGAGGTCGAGTTCGCTCCGGGCAAGAAGGGCTATCTGGCGAGACCCGCGGAAGGCGGCCGCCATCCTGCCGTGATCCAGCTCCATGAGCGCTACGGGGTCGTCCAGCACACCACGGACATCGCCGAGCGACTGGCACGGAACGGCTACGTGGCCCTGGCGCCCGACATGTTCTCCCGTTTCACCGGCGACCGGGAAGCCTTGGCGCGCGGCGACATCGGTGTCGGCATCCGGGACGACGAAGCGCTCACGGACCTGGACGAGTGCGTCCGCTACCTGCGCGGTCTCGACGACGTCGACGGCGGGCGCCTCGCGGTGATGGGCGTGTGCCAGACGGGACGCCAGCCCCTGCTGGCGGCGGCCCACCGGGACGACCTGCGCTGCGCGGTGGTGTTCTACGGCGGCATCTACCAGCGGGACTGGGAGCCCCACGAGGAGCGCCCCACCTCGGTGGGGGAGTTCATCCAGCGCCTGTCCTGCCCGGTGCTGGGGGTGTTCGGCGACAACGACCACATCATCTCGGTGGATGACGTGCGCCGTTTCCGGCGCGCCCTGGAGGACGCCTGGAAGACTTACAACATCCGCATCTTCCGAGACGCGCCTCACGGCTGGCTCAACGACACCATGCCGGGGCGCTACCGGCCGGAAGCGGCCGAGGATGCCTGGGTCTTGTTGTTGCGCTTCCTGGAGCGGCACATGGGCGAGGGGGCCGACGCGTCCCGCGTGGAATGGGAGTTCGAGGGCGACGTCCCCGCCGTATACGATTTCTCCAAGATGGTCCGGCTGGCCTGA
- a CDS encoding ABC transporter substrate-binding protein — translation MSSGRSWLCSLLVVACCLVSAAWAEGGPRSEVEQALRAGLAILGDPGLQEDARVEGVRAVFLPLFDFPEMARRSLGSHWRRRTPDEREEFTRLFGALLEKTYTSRIAAYRAQRLHFTGEEVDGRYAQVDTRIVDREGRRFDIDYRLHRVEAAGKWLIYDVVIQDISLVNNYRAQFNRVINRSSYASLLAKLRAQ, via the coding sequence ATGAGCTCCGGACGCTCGTGGCTGTGCAGTTTGCTGGTGGTGGCGTGTTGCCTGGTGTCGGCCGCGTGGGCGGAGGGGGGTCCCAGAAGCGAGGTCGAGCAGGCGTTGCGCGCCGGCCTCGCGATCCTCGGCGACCCCGGCCTTCAGGAAGACGCCAGGGTCGAAGGAGTCAGGGCGGTTTTCCTGCCGCTCTTCGACTTCCCCGAGATGGCCCGGCGTTCGCTGGGCTCGCACTGGCGCCGGCGGACACCGGATGAGCGGGAAGAATTCACCCGGCTCTTCGGCGCCCTGTTGGAGAAGACCTATACGAGCCGCATCGCCGCCTACCGGGCTCAGCGCCTGCACTTCACCGGCGAGGAAGTCGACGGCCGTTATGCACAAGTCGATACGCGGATCGTGGACCGGGAGGGACGCAGGTTTGACATCGACTACCGCCTGCATCGCGTGGAGGCCGCCGGCAAATGGCTCATCTATGACGTCGTCATCCAGGACATCAGCCTGGTCAACAACTATCGCGCCCAGTTCAACCGCGTGATCAACCGGAGTTCCTATGCGAGCCTGCTGGCCAAGCTTCGCGCGCAGTGA
- a CDS encoding dipeptide epimerase: MPRITGIEARPLDVALKAPFTISGARLDRVSNVAVRLDLAGGVSGWGEIPTLPTVTPEDQAAALAAARRAGAEWTGKEALRWRPLLAALSAALPGAPTVRAGLEMALFDALARSQGIALFEYFGGASASLETDITIPICEPAEAETLATEYRARGFTALKTKVGGDVDGDIARVRAIRAGHPECRLILDANEGYDAAQALAVLGTLRRLGLEPALLEQPVPREDRDGQARLAREAGVPVAADESCRSAGDAARIARDGLAQVINVKLAKCGVAQALEIIAIARASGLGLMIGGMVETRLAMGFSVHLAAGTGAFQWIDLDTPLLLAEDPVRGGYTVDGPRYELGHITAGHGGELAAR, translated from the coding sequence ATGCCACGCATCACCGGAATCGAAGCGCGTCCCCTGGACGTGGCGCTGAAGGCGCCCTTCACCATCTCCGGCGCGCGCCTGGACAGGGTTTCCAACGTCGCCGTGCGACTGGACCTCGCGGGCGGCGTGAGCGGATGGGGGGAGATTCCGACCCTGCCCACGGTCACGCCGGAAGATCAGGCCGCGGCGCTGGCGGCGGCACGCCGGGCCGGGGCGGAATGGACCGGCAAGGAGGCCCTGCGCTGGCGTCCGCTCCTCGCCGCCCTCTCCGCCGCCCTGCCCGGCGCCCCCACGGTCCGGGCCGGCCTGGAAATGGCGCTGTTCGACGCCCTGGCGCGGAGCCAAGGCATTGCGCTCTTCGAATACTTCGGCGGCGCGTCGGCATCCCTGGAGACCGACATCACCATTCCCATCTGTGAACCGGCGGAGGCAGAGACGCTCGCCACGGAATATCGCGCCCGCGGGTTCACCGCGCTGAAGACCAAGGTCGGCGGCGACGTCGACGGGGACATCGCGCGCGTCCGGGCCATCCGCGCGGGTCATCCGGAGTGCCGTCTCATCCTCGACGCCAACGAAGGCTACGACGCGGCGCAGGCACTGGCCGTGCTGGGCACGTTGCGCCGCCTGGGGCTGGAGCCCGCCCTGCTGGAGCAGCCCGTGCCGCGAGAAGATCGGGACGGCCAGGCGCGCCTGGCGCGCGAGGCGGGCGTGCCGGTGGCGGCGGACGAGTCCTGCCGCTCCGCCGGCGACGCCGCGCGCATCGCCCGCGACGGCCTCGCGCAGGTGATCAACGTCAAGCTCGCCAAGTGCGGCGTGGCCCAGGCGCTGGAGATCATCGCCATCGCCCGCGCCTCCGGCCTCGGGCTCATGATCGGCGGCATGGTGGAGACGCGGCTGGCCATGGGCTTCAGCGTCCATCTGGCGGCCGGCACCGGCGCCTTCCAATGGATCGACCTCGACACGCCCCTGCTGCTGGCGGAGGACCCGGTGCGCGGCGGCTACACCGTGGACGGACCGCGCTATGAACTGGGGCATATCACCGCGGGCCACGGCGGGGAGTTGGCGGCACGGTGA